TTTGGGATGAGCTTATTACATTTGGATAACTTACTCTGGTCTACTTTTTTTGGTTATTCTTTTATCAACCATGCTGCTCTCAGCGCTTTCAAATCACCCTACAACATCACAACTTTGATTAAAAGTCACATCTTCTTCCTGATAAGCAAAAGTATAAAGCATTTGAGAACACCACACAGATGCTGTTCTGCACTGGCAAAAATAATGGCTCGGACCCTATGTCCAGTACCACCAAGGAAGCCCCCCATGAACACCGGGCCCTGGCTTGACTAGATTCTGAATAAACACATGGTGTGAGGGATCAGATGGTTCTGGATAAAGACTAACTAGGCTGACAAAGAAGATTGAATCCTGCATTCACAGGTTGACAGATTGCATTGGATATGAAGGGATCCTCGAAGGTCGCCTTGGCCAACCACTCAGGCGGAACTGTAGCCCGTGGGTTAAAGGACACAACCAGGGTTATGCCACCCATGATGGAGATAGAAATGAATTTAAATTTTCAATATTGCATGTTAAGACACCAAAACTACAAAAGAAGAAACTGTGGAGCCAACTAAAAGCAGACTCTCAGCGTTTCGCTTCTTATTTCTTCCCCATGGTGGTCTCTGTGAGGTCTTATGATGCCACTACAAAGATCAGTGAACAAAACCTGACTGTGTGATGAATTGATTCCAGTTTAAAAGAGCCATAAttcagttttgctttaaaaacacaTTACAAAACCCAATCTTAAAAAGATTTGCATAGAAACATTCATCAGAaagatattttatttgtttggctTGAAACACTTCCACTACAAGCCAAACATTTCAACACCAGGGCAGGAGGACCAGAAAGTGAACCTGACCAGAAACAACAGTGAAAAACTAGTAGTTTATTTTTGCTCTACCAGCTGACAAAATGTAGTTAGTTATTTAAAGCAAAAACCACGGGCCTTGTGGATGGTGAaacctgatttaaaaaaaaaaaaacaaaactaaaaatccTTGTAAATGTATTAGTGACAGGGTGTTGCTAGCTGAGAGGGCAGGGATGTGTGGCTGTGTTGCTGCTGAGTGCACTGGCTATCGGATTAACTGTGAGGCAGCCAGGGTGATATTTAGGCTGTGCTAACAACACACATTTCACACTCAGGTAACACTCACAAATGCTCACACCCCTCTGAACACACAGAATCCTGAAGCAAACAGAGGAGGTTTCCAGCTGAAATCCGTCTGCCCCATGGCTGGGATGGCAGACAGCTAAAGCCCGGGGCTGAGTCCctttgctgaggagcaggagtaTCACTGTAGTAACGTTTGCTAATGGGGCAAAGGACCTTGTATTGTAATCCAGTGACATTTTCAACCTTCGGAGAACTTTTGTTGACATTCCGAGTCCCTGGCTGCCATCCCAGCATGAAATAGTTTCTGTTCACATAATTCTCGTGTTTACCAGTCATGAAAAACTCTTgctttgggaattttttttttttaaataaactttcccctccccccccccccctttttttccttgcaagtGAAACTGTCTAAAAAAATATTGGCCCCAGGCACAGAAGGTTTTGCATAAATTCATATGTGATGAATGGCTGATTTTAATGTTATTTGGGTATTTGTCAGAACCTAACAAATATACATGGTAATGGTGGTTCATAAACTTAAACATCTCAATATACCCTTTCTTCTAGAAATAAATTACGTTTGTTTGCCCTGCCTGGAGTCCTAAGGTAGCCGACATTAGGAATATTTTAAATGTGATCATCCATCCAGCATGTCTTTCAGGCGCCACGAAGATTAAATGAAAGAATCATAAGATGAAGGTCTTTAACTTTTAATCCTTTTACAATGAACCCTTAGATAGACATGGGGGCAGGGTGCCTTCTATGTGAGTAATAATGCCTCTGTTCCTCTTCACTAGGTTAATGAATACCCTAAATATCCCaagatctgattttttttcacacacacccccccgcGCCCCAACTATTGAAATTAGAACCAAAGAGACGGGTAGTAAAACGCACCCAAAGAGTGAGAGAGGGGTTGAATACGTATTGGGAGATAGGCGAGCTAAACGTTAGCgaaagcagggctgggctgcggCGATGGGGTTAGGATAATTAGCATAGATTCCCTCCGAGTTTGgggagagtaaaaaaaaaaaaaaaaagagctttcgATTCCAAGATAAATAAGGAAAAGGCTTTTCTGCACTGTCAGGGAGCCTTTGAACACGTGGAGAGTTTGTTTTTGCAGTTGGTATCTATGAGATACCAACCCTCGGCTCTCCCGGCACGGAACACGCAAATACTTTTGTTAATTGCGACGGGTTCTTACCGAGTCGCGCCCGCCGCCGGTGCCCGTTCCCCGCAGCGAGGACTGGAGCGGGGCTGTCCCGCAGCCGGCGCGGGCACCGGCTGGAGCCGGCGGCCGGGGGGAGCGGGCGGAGCGGCACCGCGGAAGGCGGCGGGGACAGGGCGGCGGCGGGACGCCGGGACAGAGGGCGGACAGCGGGGGGACAGCGGGCACCGCCGGGGCGGCGGCATTCCCTGGCGCGGCGGGCGGGAGCCTGGCCCCCGGTGCTCCCtgttctgcccagggaagggcgGCTGGAGGGGGCCTGTCCCGGGGCGATGAGCGGAGAGATGACCCGCGGCTGGCGGGAGCCCAAAGAGTTAAGCGGGCAGGAGGGGGCTGCGCGGCGCTGTCACAGGCTCCGGCTAATAACGTGTCTACGCTGCAACCCCCGAAGCCCAGGGGTCAAGTTTCAGCAGTGTCCCACCACAATGGTAGGTGTGAAAGACACGTGTCCCCTTGTAAATGAAATGTCAAGCGAGCACAAAAAGCTCCTAGCCCAGCCGGCGGGGAGCGGGCCCTGCCTGCTCCGCACCGGGGGAGGCCTCCGCAGGGACCCCTCCGCGGGGACCCCCCCGCAGCCGCCCCCACCCGCGTGGCCGCATCCCCGGGGCTCTCCCTCGGTAGGGGTGCCAAAGATCCCCCTCCTAAGAGAGCGCTGAGCAGGTTCCCACCTCCCCCTGCCACCGCGGAACGTCCTGCGGAGCGTGGAGGgcgaagaggagggagaagaaagcccccccccctcccgccccccgAAGGTGGCCAAACcgaaaagcaaacagaaggcaAACGGCTCGTGTTTTAGTGGTTGACTTTAATTCTGCACTGCACTTTTACTACAAGGATATAAAGAATAAATAGCAGATACTCTTCATTTACATAGGATTAAGTCATTCCGACTGTTCTCTCTATTTACAATAACCTTGTGCTCTAGGcgtttattcatttattttaaatctaaAGTCCATAAGGAAGAAGAATCAAACCTCACACACACGCTTTCCGAAGAATGGAAAATAGCTTTAAAACGCTTTCTTATCAAAAagtttggtttgtatttttttaaatccttttatTGAAAACACCCTCCCCCCcgccatcccccccccccccccccccccccccccccccgccatcccccaaaaaatcaaaaccctTCGCCAAAGCGAAGCAACTTCTCTCTGGAATATAaatacccaaaaaaaaaaaaaaaaaaaaaaagatacattaGCAACGATCAGGGTGATAGTCTTAAAAATACAGTAGACGCTGATTATTTCAGGAATAATACTGACCTTTTAATAGTATATTAAACCCGTGCCATATATACACAAAATATACATTCTCCTACACGTTACAGTGCATTACAACGTTAACCAGAAAGCaaagtctttttatttttgttgcagCAAAGGTCCACGTGAGTCcgctggagaaggggagagcagggaagtgCCAGCCCTAGCAGGAGCACTTGCACTCCGAAATGATGGGGTACTGGATGGGTATCCATGTGCACCTCTGCCCGCCCCGCCGCTGGCACCGCCACCTCAGGATCGTTAAATGCACGGACTTGGCAGGTTTGCAAACCATGCCTTCGGGGACTGAACAAGACCTTTTACTGTAGCAGCTGCCCACTTTGACATACCGGGGCCAAAAGCGGCTGCCGAGATCGTTCCACGTGTATAGAACCGGGCAGAAGGTCTGGGACCAGAGCCACATCTGCAGCTTCCTGCGCAGCTTCTTGCTCAGCCTGTGCTTCTTGCCCGGCTGCAGCCCGTCGTAAAACTCCAGCCCTTTGATTTCGCTGGGCATCGCTCCCGAGGGTCTCTGCCTGAGCAGGAGGTCCAGCTCGGCCAGATCGTCCACTCCGAGCCGGTCCTCAGGCAAGGAAATAGCCATAAAGTTAGGGTCGAAGTGTCCGCCCATGAGGTTCCTTAGCAAGGTCTCATTAAGATCCTTCTCCTTGGGGTCAAAGATAGGGTCCGGGTGCTCGATTAGATCCACCAAGGGCAAGTTGTCGCTGGGAGCCGGACGGATGTGCAGATAGTGCTGGCAGGAGCCCTGCTCTAGCCGGAGACCCAGCAGAACCACCAAGGCGTATATAGTCACAAGGCACTGGGAATGATCCATCCTTGAGAGAccggtgggggtggggggggggaaaggggggctGGGTTCACCAAACAGCAGGGGAAGAAGGTGCAAGCAAACACATCAGAAAACTTGTACGGGGATATCCAAAATAGCTTGTCTTTAAGGGGGATCGCCTCCACTCCCCGCACCACCAGCAAAGACAGCCCCCTGATAAGCCCGGAGAACAAGCCCCCTGCAAACACTCTCTCTTTGCAGGCTTCTCTATAAAATTTCTCCTGGTGGAGCCACTCCAAAATTCTGCCGCTGCCGCTGCCTCTTTTCAGCCTCCCCGGGCAGGGAGATGCCTCTTTTTGTTGCAAATTCTGCTCGCCGCTGCTGCTCCTCGTTGTCCGCCCGTGCGTACGGAAGAAGTTGCAGCCGATTCCTCCTCCCCGCTCCTCTCCGCCGTTTGCAAAGCAGCCTCCTcggcagcaacagcagccacGCACGTTGGCACCAGTTTGTCTGCTTTGCAAGGACCCAAAGCCTTTAAATTTCCTGCACTTTCAGCTTCATCTCCATGGAAACCACAGACTCTCTTCtaacccaccccaccccccttaaaaaaaaaaaaaaaaaaaaaaagcgcccCACACACACCACAACCCCCACTCCCACAAAAGTCCAGGAGAGCGCTGCTCGCCCCTTCCCACCGCCGCACACCCTCTGCTGGGGAAGGCTGAGGCGGGAGCCACCGCtaacacccccccccaacccccccgccTTCCACACGCCGCCGCGCCCCGGGAGATGCTGCTCAGTCCGGGGCAGCCGCCGCACCGCTCCCTCTGGTCGGCTctcggcccggccccgccgccgcacTCCGCAGTCTCGCTCAGCCCATGGGTGCGGGCAGCGCGGCGGCGGAGCGCGGCCTGTGCCGCTGGCCCCGCGCAGGAGGGCAGCTCGGCTGCACGCGGAGGGGCTCCCGCGCTGCGCTCCCAGCCCGGCCCGCCCGGCGCTGCCCGCTCGGCGCTGCCCGCCCGGCTCCGTGCATGGTTCCACGATGCGCTGTTCGCCGCAGGCCGGCTGCGGAAACCTTCCTCTACCCGCGGAACGGGCGCCGGCCCCGGCCGCTGCCCGGGCGAAGCGAGCCCTCTGCTGGCGGCGGGCCGGGGCTGGGTCcgcagcagagccagggggaGGCGGCGGGACGGCGGTGAGGCTGTGGCGGTTGTAGGGGCGCGGAGGAGCCCCGGCGAGAAGCCTCCCGTGCCGGTCAGAGGGAAGGATGTGAGCAGCGGGGCGGGACGAGGCGGCTCCGGCGGGCGCGGAGCTCAGGGGCTGCGCCCAGAGAGACCGCCCGATACAGAGCTTGAGTGCCCGAGAGGAGCCCGGCGGCTCCGCTCCTGCTGCAGATCGTCCCGGCAGGCTGCGAGCTTCCCCGCGCACCGCCGAGCACGCCCTTGGCATTTTTCTAGGAGTTCTTTAAAAGGAGTTCTCGGAAAGCTCTCCAAGAGTTCCCTAAGAGTTCTCCATCAGCAGCACGCTCTCCAGCCATGCCCCAGGCCATCCAGCAAAGACGCGTTCAGCTCAGCACCAATACCTGAAACAATTAAAACATGGACACTAGATGCATTTGAGGGGCATTCTGGAAGCACCACGCAGATCGATTTACAGAGCGCTTTCTCTAGAAATTACCCATGCTTTCCAACCACTTTCACTCCCCAGGTTAGATGCAAACCAGCTCTTACTCTGCCTCATTCCCGAACATGAAGGAAATTTCATAAATAACTGAAAGAAATGGCAGGAAAAGGTGGAAAGCTGagtccagctctgtgctgtcaaAGGAGCCAAGCAGTGACACCTGCTACTGGGATGTCAGTCAAGGTTCTGCTGGAGTTGCAGTAGATATTTTTTTCACCTAGAAGTTTAGGTCTCTGTCTTCATCTAGGACCTGATAAACCTTCTCTGCTGAAACCTGCTGTACAAGTTGTTCCTGGAAATAAGTGAGCAGCCACACATCTTCCAAACTAAAATCCAAGGAGCATAAATGTTTCAGGAACAGAAGATGGACATTCTGCTGAATTTAGAGCTTAAGGGGATATGGCTTTGGTGCTGACATGGGTGTGAGCAGGACATGGAAGTGAAGGTCTGCACAGAGCCAGTGAGGGAGCTCAGATCAACTGCTCCTAGCTCAAGCTCTCACCAAGGTCTTGGCCTGTCCATGCCACAGTTCcactcctgcctgctgggaTTTCACCTGTGGGAGATGCCACGCTGTTGTGGAGCAGAGTTGGGGAGAGTTTCTTCACCCCTCCTTTATTCACATCCACTCCAGGTTTTTGTCCACCTCACAGGAAAGAGCATTTCTTGGCACAGCACTCAGCTCATCATCTAATCTGCTGGTTCTGGGAAGGGTTGATGGGACTGGTTTCAGGAGGGAGCAGTTGTGAGGGTGGCTGATGGATCCTAGCAAGGCATtaatggtttttttttgggtgcctgtctgtctctttctctctccttactATGTTCCTACTTCCAGCCAAGAAGTCACCACGAATGTTTCTGAATTCATTTTTAAACCACCTTGTTTAAACACAAAGGTACAAATAACAATTCTAGGTTAAAATAACAGTGTTttgaacagaaagcaaaaatttGGAGGTTACACCTCATGTCTTGGATTTCTTCTTTAataataaatgcattttaactCAGCTGGCATTTCAAAACAATTCTTTAACTACCAGTCTCCAAGTCTAAACCCAAAGCCTCTGTGGCCTGCCTGTGTCACGCCTTCTGTGTTTAAGATTCCACCTTCAAAACTGTCATCCTAAGCCAACAGCTGAAgtcttttctcctgctgttaCCTGCTGGTGGAAAAGTTTGTGGCCCAGGGCTGGCTAGGATGGATGGAGCACAGAGATCTGCTCcaagcagagcaagctgagctCGGCTGTTCCTCAAGCTCAGGTATCTGTCTGGGATGTGCTGGGCTCCTGGCAGGGCCTGGAGAGCTCGAGGGatacagaagtgacagaagtcACTTGTGGCCCAAGAATTTCTTGGTGGAATGGCTGATAGCAGAGGACTGGGGAAGAGCTGCCAGTAAGGCTTTGCCAGAAGCCTCTGggtcagagggaaaaaaaaaactggttTATGTCAGGGtttgctgaaagcagcagtaaaTGAAGCTGGGAGGTAAAGAGCCTGATCCAGGCCCTGTGGCTGATGCCAGCCCTTCCTGGGACAGGGAGAGAGCCAGCAGTCCACAGAGGCCATAGCTGGTCACTATGCTGGCAGTGGTGCATAAAGCAGAGGAGAGAACAACTCCCTTTGCCTCAGCTTTGTTAGTTCTGGAGTGCTGTCAGTagtaaaaatgtgttttttcaGTAGACAAAGCAAATAGAACCTTCAAGACACACAGGAAGCCAGTGTGGGCAAGAGTAAGATGCCACTTCTCCGGGGTCTCatctctgatgaggagagaagaggtatgcagcctgcactgctctgcttgtGACCGGAGCCATAGCTCTGAAAACACATTATGTGAGGATCTGGTTTCAGTCCACGACAGCAAGGATGCACAGGAAGAATTCAGAGTAGATTTGTTTCCCGTTAAATCTCCCAACAGAAAATAGCCTGACCTACTTCATCCAGCCTAGTgctcagggacatccccaagcacTGAAAGCCCATGGCATTATAGTAGGCTGGTCTGTGAGCAGTGCTCTCAAGCTTCATGGGGACACCACTCTGAAACATGGAGGGAATCTCACAGGAAGGAATAAACCATCTCCAgcctgggaggaggaagagctgtgctgggagctcttGGAAGAGCTATACCTTCCTTAGGACTGGAGTTTTCCTTCCAATTCATTTCCCTTGCACTTAAAGATTATTGCAGTCCTGAACTCATTGATAATCTCATTGCCTTTTACTTCTTGTTTTCAGAAATTCATTGGCAGGAACCAATGTTTGTCAGAGAGAGGAGAACTAATAACCAAATGGGTCCTCTGCCCAGTTCTCATCCACGTTTCTCATATGACTTTGGGCAATGAATTCCATAGGTTTGTGCTTTCCCTGTTTGTAGAGCAGGAGTGTGAACCTTGCCTCTTcatggagcagctggagagtcTGATTAGCTGTAGGGACTCCTTATGGAGTCATTTTCTACCTCTTTCTAAAAGGTGAATCCCTAAGGAAATTCTAAGGGAGATGCAAAGCTTTCAGACACCTTCCAGAGGTCATGCAGGCCATGTGACAATCTACCCAATCTACATCAGTAGCTGTCCAAGGCCGTGTGTGGCTTTCCCCAAGAATCCAGGCTCTACAGGTGGAAaatcactgtgctgctgctcttgagCTATATTCTTAGTCTGGAAAGGTTCAGGGAGACCTTGGTGGACCTttgagatgtggtgctgcatCTGAAGGTACCTCAAccctttccctgcctctttcctgaatcacagaaagggCCATGGAGCAAAGGTTGTGTGAAGGGGCAATACAACGTGAGCAGGTGAAGGGCTCCTCGGGAGGGAAACACTCATGAATCACACACTGTGGGAGGGAAACATTTTTAGAGAGCAAACTTCTACCTTCAAATCCCAGCAGAGTGGAGACAGGGAAGGAGCCATTCAGCTCAGAAACTGCATCTGCAGTGATAAATGATATATAAATAATAGATTTTGAAACTAAGCTCTGGGGTAAATGTTTTATAGCAGAGTAAATCCTAAGATGActgatgaaatgaaaaaaaaaggccaggagaaaaaggagaccCCCCAGATAAACGAAGTTATTCCTTAGTCTTTAAGTACAGATATAGGCAGAGATGTATCcactgccttaaaaaaaaaaaaaaaaaaaaaaaagctataaaagaagagaacagaaatcTTGCAAGGTCCTTAAAGAACTGCtccatttttctcatttcatgTAATTCTTGCTCCTAAAATACTGTG
The Indicator indicator isolate 239-I01 chromosome 29, UM_Iind_1.1, whole genome shotgun sequence genome window above contains:
- the NOG gene encoding noggin, encoding MDHSQCLVTIYALVVLLGLRLEQGSCQHYLHIRPAPSDNLPLVDLIEHPDPIFDPKEKDLNETLLRNLMGGHFDPNFMAISLPEDRLGVDDLAELDLLLRQRPSGAMPSEIKGLEFYDGLQPGKKHRLSKKLRRKLQMWLWSQTFCPVLYTWNDLGSRFWPRYVKVGSCYSKRSCSVPEGMVCKPAKSVHLTILRWRCQRRGGQRCTWIPIQYPIISECKCSC